In bacterium 336/3, the following proteins share a genomic window:
- a CDS encoding 30S ribosomal protein S9, with translation MEIINTIGRRKTAVARIYMQSGNGNITVNGRDYKEYFASEVLQTIIHQPLAVVNELGKYDIKANLDGGGVSGQAEALRLAISRALLEISAEYRPALKKEGYLTRDPRMVERKKYGRKKARRRFQFSKR, from the coding sequence ATGGAAATTATCAATACGATAGGACGTAGAAAAACTGCTGTTGCACGTATTTACATGCAAAGCGGTAACGGAAATATTACTGTAAACGGTCGCGATTACAAAGAGTATTTCGCTTCAGAAGTACTTCAAACCATTATTCATCAGCCTTTAGCTGTTGTAAATGAATTGGGTAAATATGACATCAAAGCAAATTTAGATGGTGGTGGAGTTTCAGGACAAGCTGAGGCTTTGCGTTTGGCTATCTCTCGTGCTTTACTTGAAATCAGTGCTGAATACCGTCCTGCTCTTAAGAAAGAAGGTTACCTCACTCGTGACCCTCGTATGGTTGAGCGTAAGAAATACGGTAGAAAGAAAGCTCGTAGAAGATTCCAGTTCAGCAAACGTTAA
- a CDS encoding 50S ribosomal protein L13 yields the protein MDQLSYKTISANKGTVNKEWVIVDADSAVLGRLASQIASILRGKNKTNYTPHVDCGDNVIVINCDKIRLTGKKMTDKQYIRHTGYPGGQRVRTPKEVKEKFTGARLIEMAVKGMLPRNRLGRRLFFNLYAYAGPEHPHEAQQPKAITLQS from the coding sequence ATGGATCAATTAAGTTACAAGACTATTTCGGCTAACAAAGGAACAGTAAATAAAGAATGGGTCATCGTGGATGCTGACTCTGCTGTCCTTGGTCGTTTGGCGAGCCAAATAGCAAGCATCCTGAGAGGTAAGAATAAAACAAACTACACACCTCACGTAGATTGTGGTGATAACGTAATTGTTATCAACTGCGACAAGATTCGCTTAACAGGCAAGAAAATGACTGATAAGCAGTACATCCGTCATACTGGTTACCCTGGTGGTCAGCGTGTACGTACTCCCAAAGAAGTGAAAGAGAAATTCACTGGAGCTCGTTTGATTGAAATGGCTGTAAAAGGTATGCTTCCTCGCAACCGTCTGGGAAGAAGATTATTCTTCAATTTGTATGCTTATGCAGGTCCTGAGCATCCTCATGAAGCACAACAGCCTAAAGCAATCACTTTACAATCTTAA